GGTCAGGCGGTAGACCGGGTCGATCGCCACCGCGTCGGCGGAGACCGATGATTCGTAGATCGCCGTGGGGGTGTTGTCGGGCGTCTCGGGTTCGGTCGGCGTTGCACACGCCAGCAGCAGCGGCAGGCTCAGCGCGCACGCCGACAGCAGGCGCAGGGTGGGGCGGCGAAGGGCAGGCGGCGGCGTCACGGTCGAGCGGCTGTGCAAGCGGGTGTGGCCTCACCCTACCACGGTCGAGCGGCCCCGCCGATGGGCCGGTTGCGCGTTGCGCTGGCTACCAGTCGATCGGGCGGCGGTCGCGGAAGAAGCCGCCGCTCGGGCCGGCTGCGTCGAGCGTGGCGAGCCAGACGGCGGTGTCTGCGCCGTCCTCGGGCGAACGCGCCGCGCCGGCGCCGCCCATGCGGGTGCGCACCCAGCCGGGGCACATCGCGTTGACCTTGACGTCGGCGGGCAGGCCGCGGGCTGCGGCAACGGTCAGGGCGTTCAACGCCGCCTTCGCCACCCCGTAGGCGCCAGGCCCGGCGACGCCGTCGGCGAAGGCCCCCCAGCCCGACGACACGTTGACCACGCGCCCGTGGCCGCGCGCCACCATGCCGGGCACCAGCAGGTGCATCAGGCGGTAGGGGCCGTGGACCATCACCGCCATCGCCTCGGCAAAGTCGGCTGGGTCGTCGAGCACCCTGCCGCTGCCGAGCACGCCGGCGTTGTTGACCAGGATGTCTACCGCGCCGATCGCTGCGACGGCGGCGTCGATGCTGTCGTTGTCGGCGACGTCCAGCGCGACGGCCTCGGCGCCGAGGGCTTTGGCGACCGTCGCACCGGCGGCGGTATCGCGCGCGCCGATTACCACCTCGCAGCCGGCCGCAATCAAGCCACGGACGATCGCTTCGCCGATGCCGCGGTTACCGCCTGTGACGAGTGCGCGTGCCATGGTCGACCTCAGTTGGCGTACTGCAAGGACATGCGTGTGATCTTGCCGTCGGCGTTCCACCAGTAGCTGTAGTGCACCACCCACGCCGACCAGTTGACCTCCGTCTTCGCGTAGCCGTGGTCGGCGTCGAGGATCGCGCGGTGGCGGAAGCCGTCGCCGCCTGGGATGACCTCGCGCTCGGCCCAGGCGCGGATCGCCGCCTGGCCGGTGAACGTGCGCGAGACGTCGACCATCACGGCGTCTTCGGTGAAGCAGGCCATGTAGGCGTCGATGTCCTGTGCAGTGGTGGCGTTCTGGTAGCAGTCGATGGCGGCGGGCAGCGGCTCCATGCCCACAGCCACCGTGGTG
This sequence is a window from Pseudomonadota bacterium. Protein-coding genes within it:
- a CDS encoding nuclear transport factor 2 family protein, with amino-acid sequence MRTLLAALALSTTVAVGMEPLPAAIDCYQNATTAQDIDAYMACFTEDAVMVDVSRTFTGQAAIRAWAEREVIPGGDGFRHRAILDADHGYAKTEVNWSAWVVHYSYWWNADGKITRMSLQYAN
- a CDS encoding SDR family NAD(P)-dependent oxidoreductase translates to MARALVTGGNRGIGEAIVRGLIAAGCEVVIGARDTAAGATVAKALGAEAVALDVADNDSIDAAVAAIGAVDILVNNAGVLGSGRVLDDPADFAEAMAVMVHGPYRLMHLLVPGMVARGHGRVVNVSSGWGAFADGVAGPGAYGVAKAALNALTVAAARGLPADVKVNAMCPGWVRTRMGGAGAARSPEDGADTAVWLATLDAAGPSGGFFRDRRPIDW